The Pelagibacterium halotolerans B2 nucleotide sequence ATCGGGTCCGAAATAGACCTGTTCGACATCGGCGCCGGTCGAGACCATCGTGAACAACACATCGACGGAGCTAAGGTCGCGTGGGGCATCAACGAGTACTGCCCCCTTTTTTGCCAGAGGTTCGGCCTTCGCCCGTGTCCTGTTCCAGACACTTACCTCATAGCCGGCATCCAGCAGACGCTCGGCCATCGGATAGCCCATGCGGCCCATGCCAATCCAACCGACCCTCAAACCCATTGCAAATGCTCCCTCGGATTGATTTCTGCGACTGCGTCCGGCGCAACGATGGGGGATGGCGAGAGATCGAGTGGACCGCGGCGCTGCCCTGACGGCGTGCCGACCCCGCCCTGATCGATCCTTTCGCCTACTCCCCGGCGATTTTCGCAATCCATTACGCTACCAATTACGCAATCGATTGCGTGATTGGTAGCACGGCAATATGAGCAAGGTCAACAAATATTCGCAATCGATTGCGTATAGGAGGCCAAATGCATATGCTGAGAAGGTTTCGGAGAGGGTCGGGGATACCTTCTTGCTTGAAGAAGTTCATTCGAGGTAAGTCGGGTCTGAATGAAAAAACCCACGCTCAAGGATGTCGCAAGGGAAGTCGGCGTGCACGTCTCCTCGGTTTCGCGTGCCCTCGATCCCAATGCGAGAACGCCGCCGGCCGACGAGATGATCCTGCGGATCAAGGAAGCGGCGGACCGGCTGGGCTATCGTCCCAACCGCCTTGCAGCGGGATTGCGCACCAAGCGCACCATGACCGTGGGCGTCATCATCCCCGACATCACCAATACGCTGTTCCCCCCGATCCTCAGGGGCATCGAGAGCGTGCTCGAGCCGCTCGGCTATGCAGCGATCATTGTCAATACGGACGGATTGCCCGAACGCGAGGATCGTCTTCTCGACGTGCTCCAGGAGAGGGGGGTGGACGGCATTATCCACGTTGCCGTGTTACGGCACGACCCCAAGGTCGCGCAAATGGCCCGGGAGGGCCTGCCACTGGTCACGCTGAATCGCCGGCTCGAGAATTCCGACATCCCCTGCGTCACCAATGACGACGATGCCGGCATCGAAATGGCGCTGCGGCACCTGATGGATCTGGGGCACGTTCATATCGGCCACGTTGCCGGGCCCACGGTATTTTCCACCGGCAAGCAGCGGCTCGCGGCCTTCGAGACGGCCAGCCGCAAGCTCGGGATACAAATCGTACCCGCCGCGGTGGTGCCGGCAAGCCGCTACGACGAGACAGAGGGCGCCCGCTGCACCGATCTCGTGATGCGGGCCAACCCTCGGATAACCGGCATCCTGTGCGCCAACGACCGCTTGGCGCTCGGGGCTTTGGAGGCGCTTTCCCAAAAGGGTCTGTCGTGCCCCCGGGACGTGTCGGTGACCGGGTTCAATGATATTCCATTTCTTGATCGCATCCCGCCGGGCCTGACGACGGTCAGAACCGAAAAGTTCGAAGCCGGCCAGACGGCGGCCCGCCTGCTGCTCGAGATCATCAATGGCGATGGCAATCCGGTTCCACCCGAGACGGTCCTGCCGGTAAAACTGATAATCCGGGGCAGCACGGGGCCCATTGGGGCAATGGGGGCCTAAAGATTGCGCGCCCGTGGAAGTCGGACGCCGTCTTTTCCTTGATCTTGTGCGCCAGGGCTGCCAACCCTTGGGGCGAATAGACCGCTCCATGGAACGACAAATATGCCCCCCTCTGCCCAGACCCAGCTCGCCATCTTCGATCGCCTTGCCAATGTGCTGGCCAATGACGACAGGCCGGCCCTCTATCGCGCCGCCGATACGGCGCTTGCCGAACTTGTCGGGCACAAACTGTTCACGCTCCTCCTTGTGTTGCCTGGCGGCAAAGAGGTGCAACGGTTCTGGAGCACCAACGAGACGGCCTATCCGCTCTCGGGACGCAAGCCCATGGGGGATACGCCCTGGGGCGATCTGGTTATCAAGCGGCACCAGCCATTTCTCGGGCGCGACATGGACGCTATCCGCTGGGCGTTTTTCGACCATGAACTGATCGCTTCGCTGGGATTGGGCTCGGCCATCAACGTGCCGATCATCAGTGCAAAAACGCTGCTCGGCACCATCGCCATTCTCGATGCCGAGCATCATTACGACGAGGAAAAACTCGCCATCGCCCTGCGCGTTGCCCCTTATCTCATCGATGCGTTCAGAAGCGAGATTGCCGAGCTGGGCTAGAGCGCGTCCAGCAAAAGTGGAAACGGTTTTGCGGTTCGGACGCGCGACGAAACAACAACTTAGAGGATTTTCGCGATTCGAAGAAAAGCGGAAATGCTCTAGGAAAACAGCCAGCCGGCAAGGACAGCGGTTGCGATACCGTTGAGAGCCATGGCCAGCCCGGAAAACGTGCCGGCCAGCGGATCGACCTGAAAGGCGCGGGCCGTGCCGATGCCATGGGCGCTCAGCCCGGCGGCAAAGCCGCGCGCCGCGTAATCCTTGATCCTCATGGCGTTCATCAGTGGGGTGACGATGATTGCGCCGATGATTCCGGTGACGATCACGAGCACCGCAACCAGAGAGCCATTGGCGCCGACCTGCTCGGCAATGCCCACGGCAATCCCCGCCGTGGCCGATTTGGGAACGAGCGCCAGTTGCAGCGTCTCGGGCATCCCGAACGCCTTGGCGATCGCAACGGCGGAAAACATTGCAAACGGTGCCCCGACGAGAAGCGCGGCGAGGATGGGAACGGCCAGCTCCCGCACTCGCGCACGGTTCCGCCAGAGCGGAATGGCCAGCGCCACCGTTGCCGGTCCCAAAATAAAATGGATGAATTGGGCGCCGGCGAAATACTCAGTGTACGCGGTATCGGTCAGATGCAGGATCGCGACGAGGACACCGACCGAGATCAGCACGGGATTGACCAGCGGATGATTGCCGCTGGCTTTGGCGAGGTGACTGGCAAGAAGGAACACCCCGATGGTCAGTGTCAGCCAGAACAGCGGGCTGGCGGCAAGAAACACCCAGAGCCCGTCACTCATCGCCGCGCGCTCCCGTCAGGCGCCGGGTGATAATGAACACCCAGACGGTAACCACCAAGGTCAAAGCGCTCGAGAGGATCAAAACGAGCGCCAGTGCCGGGCCATTGGCAGCGACAAGATCGAAATGCTGTGAAATCCCCACTCCGGCCGGCACGAAAAACAGGCCAAGCCAGCCGAGCAAACTATCGGCAGCGGTCTCGATCTGTCCGCCTGTGCCGCGTTCGCCCTTGGGCAGATAGCGAGCGATGGGCATCACCGCCAGCAAGAGGACAATGCCGATCACTGGCCCGGGAACTGGCAGCGCAAACGCTCTCGCGATAATGTCTCCGGCCAGTTGGCAGGCGAGAAGAACGAAAAGCCCCAACAGCATGAATGGCTAGACCAGCGCCGATTTGTGCAGGCGGCCACGCGCCATGATCAAAGGCATATGCGCGCCGTCACCCCCGAGCAGGGAGATATCGGCGAGCGGGTCGCCATCGATAACGATCATGTCGGCGGAGGCCCCCTTTACGATCTCGCCCGCTTCACCTTCGAGCCGGCAGAGTTTCGCGCCGATCGTTGTCGCCGAGCGGATGATTTCGGCGGGCGAGAGCACCTTGGCCAGAAGCTCGAATTCCATGCAGTGATATTTGCGCAATTGTCCCAAAAGGTCGGACCCGAACGCCATGGGCAAACCGGCCTCGGCCATGACTTCGAGCGATTTCAAACCGCCATTGCGCACGACGTCGATCTTTTCGAACTCGGCGGCGCCCAGCCCCAATTGCTTGCCCTCAATGGCCAGCGCCTCATAGGCGACAAGGGTCGGCACCGCGATACAGCCCGCTTCCGCCGCCATACTGGCGGTCTCCGGTTCGATCAGATTGCAATGTTCGAGCGAATGGACGCCCAGTTCCACGCAGCGGCGGATCGCCTTGTCGGTATAAAGGTGGGCCGAAACGTAAAGCCCGGCGTTTTCGGCCTCCTCGACCATCGCGGCGATCTCGTCGCGCGAATACTGGATCGAATGGATGGGATCGTTTGGGGAGGACACCCCACCATTGGCCATCACCTTGATGAAATGGGCCCCCTCCTTGATCAGCGTGCGGCAGGCGGCGCGGACATTGTCCACCCCATCCACGATCAGCCCCATCGAGCCGACGCGGTCGGAAAACAGGCCCGGGCGATCGTCGGTGCGCTGGCGCAGATCCGCATGCCCGCCGGTCGTCGTCAGCCCCTTGCCGCAGATGACGAGACGCGGCCCGTCGATCAGCCCATCCTCGACCCCGCGCACCAGCCCGATATCGGCGCCGCCCAGATCACGCAGGGTAGTAAAGCCGCGCGAAAGCGCTTCGGTCATCACCCACGCTGCGCGCAGCGCCCCCAGCGAGGCGGGCGCGATCATATTGCCCCACAGATCGAGCGTTTCAGCCACCACATGCACATGGCAATCGATAAGCCCGGGCATCAGCGTGCGGCCATCGAGAGCGATGGTCTGCGTGCCCTCGGGTAGGGTGATGCCGGGGCCGATTTCGGCGATGCGATCGCCCGTAACGAGCACATCGAGTCCGTCTTTCAAAGTCCCCTCGCGGGGATCGAGAAGTTTGCCGCCGGTGAACAGATAGCTTGTGGTCATGGGGCGATCCTATCGGTGGTGGCAGGCCACGAGCTGCCCGTCAACGCGCGGGGTCAGTTCGGGGTCGTGTTTGCGGCAGATCTCGCTGGCCAGCGGACAGCGGGTGTGGAATGCGCAACCCGATGGCTTGTTGGTGGCGCTGGGAATATCGTCATTGGACGCCGAAAATGTGTGCCTGGCCCGCGGATCGAGCGAAGGGGCGGAGCCCATCAGCAATTCAGTATAGGGATGGCGCGGCGCTGCAAAGATGGTCTTCTTGTCGGCAATTTCGACAATCTTGCCCAGATACATCACCGCAACGCGGTGCGAGATGTGTTCGACAACGCCAAGATCGTGGGAGACCGAGAGGTAGGACACCCCCAGATCGTTCTGCAGATCGGCGAGCAAATTGAGAATCTGCGCTTGCACCGAAACGTCGAGCGCCGAAACCGGCTCGTCGCACACGATGATATCGGGCTTGAGCGCCAGGGCGCGGGCGATGCCGATGCGTTGGCGCTGACCGCCGGAAAACTGGTGCGGGTAATTGTCTGCCTGATCGGGGCGCAGCCCGACCCGGTCCATCAGGCTGGCCACTTCCGCTTCGCGCTCGGCGCGCGTTCCGACATTGTGGATGTCGAGCGGCGCCCCGATGATGTCCTTGACCTTCTGACGCGGGTTGAGCGAGGAGAACGGATCCTGAAAGACGATCTGCATGCGCCGGCGGTAATCCTTGAGCGCGCTGGCATTGAAGCTCGTGATCTCCTGATCGTCGAACCGCACGCGGCCGCCGGTCGGCTTGACCAGCCCCATCAGTGCCAGCCCGGTGGTCGATTTCCCGCACCCGCTTTCGCCCACCAGCGAGAGGGTTTCACCGCGTCCGAGGGTAAAACTCACCCCGTCAACGGCCTTGACCGCACCGACCTGACGCTTGAACACGCCGGCCCGGATAGGGAAATGGACTTCGAGATTATCGACGGCCAGAAGAGGGGCGGTTTCAGGCGGCATCGTCATGCTCCCAGCAGGCGGCCATGTGGCCGGGGGATTTTTCAACAAGGGGCGGACGCTCTTCAAGGCATCGTTTTGAAGCGCCCGGACAGCGCGGCGCAAAGGCACAGCCCTTGGGCAGGTCCCAGAGCGGAGGCACGGTGCCGGCAATATCGGTCAGCCGCCCGCCTTCGGCCAGACCCGAGCGCGGAACCGCGCCCATCAGGCCCTTGGTGTAAGGATGGATCGGATTGTCGAAAAGGTCATAGACGCTGGCTTCTTCCACCCGGCGCCCCGCATACATGACGATCACCCGGTCAGCCACTTCCGCCACAACGCCGAGATCGTGGGTAATCAGGATCTGGGCTGTGCCCAGCCGGTGCTGCAGCTCGGAAATCAATCCGAGAATTTGCGCCTGGATGGTCACGTCCAGAGCCGTCGTCGGCTCGTCGGCGATGATGATTTTCGGCTCGCACGCCAGAGCCAGCGCAATCATAGCGCGCTGGCGCATGCCGCCGGAAAGCTCGTGGGGGTATTGCCGCGCCCGGCGCTCGGGGTCTGGCATTTGCACCATCTGCAGCGCTTCGATGGCCCGCCTGAACGCCTGGCGATGGGAAACCTTGCGATGCTGGCGCACCGATTCGGCGATCTGTTCGCCCACTGTGAGCA carries:
- a CDS encoding LacI family DNA-binding transcriptional regulator — encoded protein: MKKPTLKDVAREVGVHVSSVSRALDPNARTPPADEMILRIKEAADRLGYRPNRLAAGLRTKRTMTVGVIIPDITNTLFPPILRGIESVLEPLGYAAIIVNTDGLPEREDRLLDVLQERGVDGIIHVAVLRHDPKVAQMAREGLPLVTLNRRLENSDIPCVTNDDDAGIEMALRHLMDLGHVHIGHVAGPTVFSTGKQRLAAFETASRKLGIQIVPAAVVPASRYDETEGARCTDLVMRANPRITGILCANDRLALGALEALSQKGLSCPRDVSVTGFNDIPFLDRIPPGLTTVRTEKFEAGQTAARLLLEIINGDGNPVPPETVLPVKLIIRGSTGPIGAMGA
- a CDS encoding ABC transporter ATP-binding protein produces the protein MPPETAPLLAVDNLEVHFPIRAGVFKRQVGAVKAVDGVSFTLGRGETLSLVGESGCGKSTTGLALMGLVKPTGGRVRFDDQEITSFNASALKDYRRRMQIVFQDPFSSLNPRQKVKDIIGAPLDIHNVGTRAEREAEVASLMDRVGLRPDQADNYPHQFSGGQRQRIGIARALALKPDIIVCDEPVSALDVSVQAQILNLLADLQNDLGVSYLSVSHDLGVVEHISHRVAVMYLGKIVEIADKKTIFAAPRHPYTELLMGSAPSLDPRARHTFSASNDDIPSATNKPSGCAFHTRCPLASEICRKHDPELTPRVDGQLVACHHR
- a CDS encoding GAF domain-containing protein translates to MPPSAQTQLAIFDRLANVLANDDRPALYRAADTALAELVGHKLFTLLLVLPGGKEVQRFWSTNETAYPLSGRKPMGDTPWGDLVIKRHQPFLGRDMDAIRWAFFDHELIASLGLGSAINVPIISAKTLLGTIAILDAEHHYDEEKLAIALRVAPYLIDAFRSEIAELG
- a CDS encoding LrgB family protein, producing the protein MSDGLWVFLAASPLFWLTLTIGVFLLASHLAKASGNHPLVNPVLISVGVLVAILHLTDTAYTEYFAGAQFIHFILGPATVALAIPLWRNRARVRELAVPILAALLVGAPFAMFSAVAIAKAFGMPETLQLALVPKSATAGIAVGIAEQVGANGSLVAVLVIVTGIIGAIIVTPLMNAMRIKDYAARGFAAGLSAHGIGTARAFQVDPLAGTFSGLAMALNGIATAVLAGWLFS
- a CDS encoding ABC transporter ATP-binding protein; this translates as MSAFAEKPDQTPAIAVSDLDIEIRGDRGSFPVVQDMSLSVAPGETLCIVGESGCGKSMTALALMRLLPEAARVTGGAIDIAGKDFLAFDQRKVEDFRGEEIAMIFQEPLTALNPVLTVGEQIAESVRQHRKVSHRQAFRRAIEALQMVQMPDPERRARQYPHELSGGMRQRAMIALALACEPKIIIADEPTTALDVTIQAQILGLISELQHRLGTAQILITHDLGVVAEVADRVIVMYAGRRVEEASVYDLFDNPIHPYTKGLMGAVPRSGLAEGGRLTDIAGTVPPLWDLPKGCAFAPRCPGASKRCLEERPPLVEKSPGHMAACWEHDDAA
- a CDS encoding metal-dependent hydrolase family protein, whose product is MTTSYLFTGGKLLDPREGTLKDGLDVLVTGDRIAEIGPGITLPEGTQTIALDGRTLMPGLIDCHVHVVAETLDLWGNMIAPASLGALRAAWVMTEALSRGFTTLRDLGGADIGLVRGVEDGLIDGPRLVICGKGLTTTGGHADLRQRTDDRPGLFSDRVGSMGLIVDGVDNVRAACRTLIKEGAHFIKVMANGGVSSPNDPIHSIQYSRDEIAAMVEEAENAGLYVSAHLYTDKAIRRCVELGVHSLEHCNLIEPETASMAAEAGCIAVPTLVAYEALAIEGKQLGLGAAEFEKIDVVRNGGLKSLEVMAEAGLPMAFGSDLLGQLRKYHCMEFELLAKVLSPAEIIRSATTIGAKLCRLEGEAGEIVKGASADMIVIDGDPLADISLLGGDGAHMPLIMARGRLHKSALV
- a CDS encoding CidA/LrgA family protein, translated to MLLGLFVLLACQLAGDIIARAFALPVPGPVIGIVLLLAVMPIARYLPKGERGTGGQIETAADSLLGWLGLFFVPAGVGISQHFDLVAANGPALALVLILSSALTLVVTVWVFIITRRLTGARGDE